The following coding sequences lie in one Azospirillum humicireducens genomic window:
- a CDS encoding substrate-binding periplasmic protein encodes MTGPLSRRTILQTALPLLSCLPLLAGRPAEAYAASSGDSAVIRVGAYEFPPYVDETGAGVTRELLNLFNATQSERRFEMVRTAPQRRYDDLEQGRFDMIAFECRNWGWEGRAVEASRPFLRDAEVFIARAAPGIDQSYFDDLSGKSILGRLGFHYAFAGFEADPKILEQRFRTRVTVTHEGNVRSVVAGRADLAIVTRSFLSRFLQREPELARQLVVSQRSDQIYEHTLLTRRDGPVTIAWLDTLLDRLAADGQLETLWRRSGILS; translated from the coding sequence ATGACGGGACCGCTATCCCGCCGCACAATTCTGCAAACCGCGCTGCCCCTTCTGTCCTGCCTGCCCCTGCTGGCGGGACGCCCGGCCGAGGCGTATGCGGCGTCCTCCGGCGATTCGGCCGTCATCAGGGTCGGCGCTTACGAATTTCCTCCTTACGTCGACGAGACGGGCGCCGGCGTCACCCGTGAGCTGCTGAACCTGTTCAACGCCACACAATCGGAGCGACGATTCGAGATGGTCCGCACCGCCCCGCAGCGGCGGTACGACGACCTGGAGCAGGGGCGTTTCGACATGATCGCCTTCGAATGCCGCAATTGGGGCTGGGAAGGCCGGGCAGTGGAGGCCAGCCGTCCCTTCCTGCGCGATGCCGAAGTGTTCATCGCACGGGCGGCCCCAGGGATCGACCAGAGCTATTTCGACGATCTGTCCGGCAAGTCGATTCTCGGACGGCTTGGCTTCCATTATGCGTTCGCCGGGTTCGAGGCCGACCCGAAGATCCTCGAACAGCGGTTCCGCACCCGTGTAACGGTGACTCATGAGGGCAATGTCCGCAGCGTGGTCGCCGGCCGTGCCGATCTTGCCATCGTCACCCGCTCCTTCCTGAGCCGCTTCCTGCAACGCGAACCCGAACTGGCCCGGCAGCTGGTGGTGTCCCAGCGGTCCGACCAGATTTACGAGCATACCCTCCTGACCAGACGGGATGGCCCCGTCACGATCGCCTGGCTCGATACGCTGCTCGACCGGCTCGCCGCGGACGGGCAGCTGGAAACACTGTGGCGGCGGAGCGGGATCCTGTCATGA
- a CDS encoding SpoIIE family protein phosphatase gives MKRRSSLLARVAGAILLTTATIGSAAVLLSEWIVEGQRHQDLLRRAELVTATQADALSGPVWELDSRSAQRMIEALTGRDPAIRSIRVFEADRDVPLADIGAGGESDAELITVERPIVLHGREGRVQTVGTLQIAYSTAEVRQATLDALIPVVGLLVLSLLGAMAALGLTLDRMVLRPLRRLTQLASAMARGDYGARMGTGRSDEIGVLADGFNRMAATVQEHTGTLESRVRERTEALAATNRAIMDSINYARLIQSAILPSTEALSAGLTEHFVLWRPRDVVSGDFYVCREVQDGYVVAVADCTGHGVPGAFMTMTASAMLNNALDLMGASDPAAVLSAVDRKVRAALHQEGEARSRAECFDNGLDLALCHIQPAEGRLVYAGARIPLLVVSDEGVAELRGDRRSLGYRPAGQPAGRCGAESCFTNHSIRLRPGQTFILGTDGLTDQSGGEHGRSFGKVRLREMLRRGGTGPLDRLKSELECSLDHFQSGREQRDDITLFGFRVRLTDAAAADRPDSGRRAA, from the coding sequence ATGAAACGCCGCTCCTCCCTGCTGGCGCGGGTGGCCGGAGCCATCCTGCTGACAACCGCGACCATCGGATCGGCAGCCGTGCTGCTGTCGGAATGGATCGTCGAGGGCCAACGCCACCAGGACCTGCTGCGTCGTGCCGAACTCGTCACGGCGACCCAGGCCGACGCATTGAGCGGCCCGGTATGGGAACTCGACAGCCGCAGTGCCCAGCGTATGATCGAGGCGCTGACCGGCCGCGATCCCGCCATCCGCTCCATCAGGGTCTTTGAAGCCGACCGCGACGTGCCTCTCGCCGATATCGGTGCTGGCGGCGAGAGCGACGCCGAACTCATCACCGTCGAACGGCCCATCGTCCTGCACGGACGCGAGGGACGGGTCCAGACGGTCGGAACCCTGCAGATCGCCTATTCGACCGCAGAGGTCCGGCAGGCGACCCTCGATGCGCTGATACCGGTGGTCGGACTCTTGGTGCTGTCTCTGCTGGGTGCGATGGCGGCCCTTGGCCTGACGCTTGACCGCATGGTGCTGCGCCCGTTGCGCCGGTTGACCCAGCTGGCCAGCGCCATGGCGCGCGGCGACTACGGGGCTCGCATGGGGACTGGCCGCAGCGACGAAATCGGCGTGCTGGCGGACGGCTTCAACCGAATGGCCGCCACTGTGCAAGAGCATACCGGCACGCTGGAAAGCCGGGTCCGCGAAAGGACCGAGGCATTGGCCGCCACCAACCGCGCCATCATGGACAGCATCAACTACGCTCGGCTGATCCAGTCCGCCATCCTGCCATCGACAGAGGCCCTGTCGGCCGGCCTTACCGAACACTTCGTTCTGTGGCGTCCGCGCGACGTGGTCAGCGGCGATTTCTATGTCTGCCGGGAAGTACAGGACGGATACGTCGTCGCGGTCGCCGACTGCACAGGGCATGGCGTGCCCGGCGCCTTCATGACGATGACCGCCAGCGCGATGCTGAACAACGCGCTGGACCTTATGGGCGCGTCCGATCCGGCTGCGGTGCTCTCCGCCGTCGACCGCAAGGTACGCGCCGCCCTGCACCAGGAGGGTGAAGCCCGCAGCAGGGCCGAGTGTTTCGACAACGGGCTTGATCTCGCGCTCTGCCATATCCAGCCTGCAGAAGGAAGGCTGGTTTACGCGGGTGCACGCATTCCCTTGCTGGTCGTCAGCGACGAGGGCGTGGCGGAGCTGCGCGGCGACCGGCGCAGCCTGGGTTACCGTCCGGCCGGGCAGCCCGCCGGACGGTGTGGTGCCGAGTCGTGCTTCACGAATCACAGCATTCGCCTGCGACCGGGTCAGACCTTCATCCTGGGAACCGACGGGCTGACCGATCAGAGCGGCGGCGAGCACGGACGCAGCTTCGGCAAAGTCCGCCTGCGGGAGATGCTCCGGCGGGGCGGCACCGGTCCGCTGGATCGGCTGAAGTCGGAGTTGGAATGCTCCCTCGACCATTTCCAGTCCGGGCGCGAACAGCGCGACGACATAACACTATTCGGATTCCGCGTGCGGCTGACCGACGCAGCCGCCGCTGACCGACCGGATTCCGGTCGGCGAGCCGCATAA
- a CDS encoding response regulator transcription factor: MAGPTIVVVEDENSLRSDMVEYLTGCGFHVIGARDGAELDRLLQSHNASIVVLDVNLPDEDGFKIAARLRDGHGAGIIMVTARSSTVDRVVGLEIGADAYLVKPVELRELEAQVKSLLRRLSERAAESVAQATGTTVPADAVHDGMDEARWSLDPTEWSLTNPSGIRISLTSMEMKLTSLLAAQARKPATRDQISQALYNRRWNPEDRSIDTVVGRLRHKVEGAIGGPAPLKSVHGVGYVFSAPIRVMGAAQG, translated from the coding sequence ATGGCAGGTCCGACGATCGTCGTGGTCGAAGATGAGAATTCGCTCCGGTCCGACATGGTGGAATACCTGACGGGCTGCGGATTTCATGTGATCGGCGCACGCGACGGTGCGGAACTCGACCGTCTGCTGCAGAGCCATAACGCGTCCATCGTTGTCCTGGATGTGAACCTGCCGGACGAGGACGGGTTCAAGATCGCCGCGCGTCTGCGCGATGGCCATGGCGCCGGCATCATCATGGTCACCGCCCGCAGTTCAACAGTCGATCGCGTTGTCGGGTTGGAAATCGGCGCCGATGCCTATCTGGTGAAACCTGTCGAACTGCGCGAACTGGAAGCGCAGGTGAAATCCCTGCTGCGTCGACTGAGTGAGCGCGCGGCCGAATCGGTGGCCCAGGCAACGGGCACCACCGTGCCCGCGGACGCAGTCCATGACGGCATGGACGAGGCGCGCTGGTCTCTGGATCCAACGGAATGGAGCCTGACCAATCCCTCCGGCATCCGCATCAGTTTGACCAGCATGGAGATGAAACTGACCAGCCTGCTGGCCGCCCAAGCACGCAAGCCGGCCACTCGCGACCAGATCTCCCAGGCTCTGTACAATCGCCGCTGGAACCCGGAAGACCGCTCCATCGACACCGTCGTCGGCCGGCTGCGCCACAAGGTGGAGGGTGCCATCGGCGGCCCCGCCCCGCTGAAGTCGGTCCATGGCGTCGGCTACGTCTTCTCCGCGCCAATTCGGGTGATGGGCGCGGCACAAGGCTAG
- a CDS encoding sensor histidine kinase: protein MNFNLFAAEEEALAKARALETRLEALAPQCLSEFRELVAAFELSTREQQRLVRVSDRLQAQLSDANHELERRRTEAEAALESLREAQEAMVQSEKLASLGALVAGVAHEINTPVGIAVSCASHLADATQTLRRRAQEGELGKAEFARYLATAIDTTDLILGNCERASQLIAGFKQVAVDRASAERRGVNLAAYIQDTLVSLQPKLRPSGHVVAVNCPSDLELDSYPGVLSQILSNLVMNALTHAFADGRPGDMAIAVDLPTQETVRLCFTDNGRGMSEEERARVFEPFFTTRRGRGGSGLGLHIVHNLVVGVLKGSITVNSALDRGTSFTLLFPRRTPGKD, encoded by the coding sequence ATGAACTTCAACCTCTTCGCCGCGGAGGAGGAGGCCCTTGCCAAAGCCCGCGCGCTGGAGACGCGGCTGGAGGCGCTGGCGCCGCAGTGCCTGTCCGAATTCCGTGAACTCGTCGCCGCCTTCGAACTCAGCACCAGGGAGCAGCAGCGGCTGGTGCGGGTCAGCGATCGGCTGCAGGCACAGTTGAGCGACGCAAACCACGAGCTGGAACGTCGGCGCACCGAGGCAGAAGCCGCATTGGAAAGCCTGCGCGAGGCGCAGGAGGCGATGGTCCAGTCTGAAAAGCTGGCTTCCCTCGGTGCGCTGGTTGCCGGAGTTGCGCACGAGATCAACACACCGGTCGGGATCGCCGTCTCCTGTGCGTCCCATCTTGCCGATGCGACCCAGACCCTCCGCCGCCGGGCGCAGGAGGGAGAACTGGGGAAGGCGGAATTCGCCCGTTACCTCGCCACCGCCATCGATACCACCGATCTGATCCTTGGCAATTGTGAACGGGCGTCGCAACTGATCGCCGGCTTCAAACAAGTCGCGGTCGACCGGGCCAGCGCAGAGCGGCGCGGTGTCAATCTCGCCGCCTACATCCAGGATACGCTGGTCAGCCTGCAGCCGAAGCTGCGACCGTCCGGCCATGTGGTGGCGGTCAACTGTCCCAGCGATCTGGAATTGGACAGCTATCCCGGCGTGCTGTCGCAAATCCTGTCGAATCTGGTGATGAACGCCCTTACCCATGCCTTCGCCGACGGGCGGCCCGGTGACATGGCGATTGCGGTGGACCTCCCAACCCAGGAGACCGTCCGCCTGTGCTTCACCGACAATGGCCGCGGCATGAGCGAGGAGGAGCGTGCCCGGGTGTTCGAGCCGTTCTTTACGACTCGCCGTGGACGCGGCGGCAGCGGACTGGGGCTGCACATCGTCCACAATCTGGTGGTCGGTGTTCTGAAGGGATCGATAACGGTGAACAGTGCGCTGGACCGAGGGACCAGCTTCACGCTGCTGTTTCCGCGGCGGACACCGGGGAAAGACTGA
- a CDS encoding DUF1987 domain-containing protein, producing the protein MDSLIIPATGRTPGVSFDFVGGHLRMTGESYPDDVAGFFGPVFDALRGYLSCPDGGPIRFDMELLYFNSSSAKALMNILQMLETVAKAGRPVTLTWCVEENDESMRELGEDFAEDLRHVVFRMREIPAGGGP; encoded by the coding sequence ATGGACAGCCTGATCATCCCCGCCACCGGACGCACGCCGGGCGTCTCCTTCGATTTCGTCGGCGGCCATTTACGCATGACGGGCGAATCCTATCCCGACGATGTCGCCGGCTTCTTCGGCCCGGTTTTCGACGCATTGCGTGGCTACCTGTCCTGCCCCGATGGCGGTCCGATCCGTTTCGACATGGAGTTGCTGTACTTCAACAGTTCCAGTGCCAAAGCGTTGATGAACATCCTCCAGATGCTGGAGACCGTTGCCAAGGCCGGACGGCCGGTGACGCTGACCTGGTGCGTGGAGGAAAATGACGAGTCCATGCGCGAACTGGGCGAGGACTTCGCCGAGGATTTGCGTCATGTCGTCTTCCGTATGCGGGAGATCCCCGCCGGCGGCGGACCATGA